A section of the Streptomyces sp. NBC_01591 genome encodes:
- the thpR gene encoding RNA 2',3'-cyclic phosphodiesterase, whose protein sequence is MSRLRLFVAVLPPAPAVEELRRAVAPLHALPEAEGLRWTGVPGWHFTLAFLGPVDEELLPELEERLARAARRTDPFPLRIHGVGRFGGRALWVGAAGAIDTLRLLAERADAAARRTGIPMDEHRRYHPHLTLARSRRAEVDLRPCVEALGSFEGTGWEVGEMALVRSNLPDSGVPGEQPRYEVVASWSLGH, encoded by the coding sequence ATGAGCCGTCTCAGACTCTTCGTTGCCGTGCTGCCGCCCGCCCCCGCCGTCGAGGAACTGCGCCGCGCCGTCGCCCCACTGCACGCGCTTCCCGAGGCCGAGGGTCTTCGCTGGACCGGTGTGCCCGGCTGGCACTTCACGCTCGCCTTCCTCGGGCCCGTGGACGAGGAACTGCTGCCCGAACTGGAGGAGCGCCTCGCGCGGGCCGCCCGCCGCACCGACCCCTTCCCGCTGCGCATCCACGGCGTCGGCCGGTTCGGCGGGCGGGCGCTCTGGGTCGGGGCCGCGGGCGCGATCGACACGCTGCGGCTCCTCGCCGAGCGCGCCGACGCCGCCGCCCGCCGCACCGGCATCCCGATGGACGAGCACCGCCGCTACCACCCGCACCTCACCCTCGCCCGCAGCCGCCGCGCCGAGGTCGACCTGCGGCCCTGCGTCGAGGCGCTCGGGAGCTTCGAGGGAACCGGCTGGGAGGTGGGCGAGATGGCCCTCGTACGCAGCAATCTGCCGGACTCGGGGGTGCCGGGCGAGCAGCCCAGGTACGAGGTGGTCGCATCCTGGTCGCTGGGGCACTGA
- a CDS encoding alpha/beta fold hydrolase: protein MHNAQVTADGARIRWVELPGRPGSTRTRVYLHGLGASSGPYFTTSAVHPLLAGNRSLLMDLLGFGISDRPTELGYTLEEHADAVAAALEAAGAYDTDVIAHSMGGAVAIVLAARHPRLVARLVLVDANLDPIAPDPARPGSSGIAAYSEEEFLSHGWSEVRDRVGPHWWATMRLAGREALHRSAVQLARGTTPTMRELLLELKIPRTFLRPQGDGPLPGEETLVEHGVRVVAVPECGHNIMLDNPEAFAGETARALAVR, encoded by the coding sequence ATGCACAACGCACAGGTGACCGCCGACGGCGCGCGCATCAGGTGGGTGGAGCTTCCCGGCCGGCCCGGCAGTACCCGTACCCGGGTCTATCTGCACGGGCTCGGGGCCTCGTCCGGCCCGTACTTCACCACGAGCGCCGTCCATCCCCTGCTGGCCGGCAACCGGTCGCTGCTCATGGACCTGCTCGGCTTCGGGATCAGTGACCGCCCCACGGAGCTCGGCTACACGCTGGAGGAGCACGCCGACGCGGTGGCGGCGGCGCTGGAGGCGGCCGGCGCGTACGACACGGACGTGATCGCGCACAGCATGGGCGGCGCGGTGGCCATCGTGCTCGCGGCGCGCCATCCGCGCCTGGTGGCCCGGCTGGTGCTGGTCGACGCCAATCTGGACCCGATCGCCCCCGACCCCGCCCGGCCGGGCAGCAGCGGCATCGCGGCGTACTCGGAGGAGGAGTTCCTGTCGCACGGCTGGTCAGAGGTGCGCGACCGGGTGGGGCCGCACTGGTGGGCGACCATGCGCCTGGCGGGCCGCGAGGCGCTGCACCGCAGCGCGGTGCAGCTCGCCCGGGGGACGACGCCGACGATGCGCGAACTGCTGCTGGAGCTGAAGATTCCGCGCACCTTCTTGCGGCCGCAGGGCGACGGGCCGCTGCCCGGCGAGGAGACGCTCGTCGAACACGGGGTACGGGTCGTGGCGGTCCCGGAGTGCGGGCACAACATCATGCTGGACAACCCGGAGGCGTTCGCCGGGGAGACCGCGCGGGCCCTCGCCGTCCGATGA
- a CDS encoding MFS transporter codes for MSTGSGADSAPAPTSTHESKPGGTFSSLKIRNYRLFATGAVISNTGTWMSRITQDWLVLSLTGSAAAVGITTALQFLPMLLFGLYGGVIADRLPKRKLLLFSQAALGLCGIALAVLTLSGVVQVWHVYLIAFLLGMVTVVDNPARQSFVSEMVGPAQLRNAVSLNSANFQSARLIGPAVAGVLITTVGSGWAFMFNGLSFLAPLVGLLMMRTSELHKAVVVPRAKGQLREGLRYVSGHPELIWPIVLVGFVGTFGFNFPIWLTAFADEIFHGGAGMYSFFNILMAAGSLAGALLAARRRSSRLRMLVAAGTAFGLLEIIASLSPSVWLFSILLVPIGMIGLTTNISANTSVQMAADPAMRGRVMSLYMMVFAGGTPVGAPIVGWISDAYGVRTGMAVGGAFSLVAALGVGLMLARVGGLRLRVDLRPGRPHVRFVPREELATAAETRRYGATLGA; via the coding sequence GTACCTGGATGTCCCGCATCACGCAGGACTGGCTCGTCCTGAGCCTCACCGGGTCCGCCGCCGCCGTCGGCATCACCACGGCCCTCCAGTTCCTCCCCATGCTTCTGTTCGGCCTCTACGGCGGTGTCATCGCGGACCGCCTCCCGAAGCGGAAGCTCCTTCTCTTCAGCCAGGCGGCGCTCGGCCTGTGCGGGATCGCCCTCGCGGTGCTCACGCTCTCCGGTGTCGTGCAGGTGTGGCACGTCTACCTCATCGCGTTCCTGCTCGGCATGGTGACGGTGGTCGACAACCCGGCCCGCCAGTCGTTCGTGTCCGAGATGGTCGGACCCGCCCAGCTGCGCAACGCGGTCAGCCTCAACTCGGCGAACTTCCAGTCCGCCCGGCTCATCGGCCCGGCCGTCGCCGGTGTCCTGATCACCACGGTCGGCAGCGGCTGGGCCTTCATGTTCAACGGCCTGTCGTTCCTCGCCCCGCTCGTCGGCCTGCTGATGATGCGTACGAGCGAACTGCACAAGGCCGTCGTCGTACCGCGCGCCAAGGGACAGCTGAGGGAGGGCCTGCGCTACGTCTCCGGCCACCCCGAGCTGATCTGGCCGATCGTCCTGGTCGGCTTCGTCGGCACGTTCGGGTTCAACTTCCCGATCTGGCTCACGGCCTTCGCGGACGAGATCTTCCACGGCGGCGCCGGGATGTACTCGTTCTTCAACATCCTCATGGCGGCCGGCTCCCTCGCCGGTGCCCTGCTCGCCGCCCGCCGCCGCTCCTCCCGGCTGCGGATGCTGGTGGCCGCGGGCACGGCGTTCGGTCTGCTGGAGATCATCGCGTCCCTGTCGCCGTCCGTCTGGCTCTTCTCGATCCTGCTGGTCCCGATCGGCATGATCGGCCTGACGACCAACATCAGCGCGAACACGAGCGTCCAGATGGCCGCCGACCCGGCCATGCGCGGCCGGGTCATGAGCCTCTACATGATGGTCTTCGCCGGTGGTACGCCGGTGGGCGCCCCGATCGTCGGCTGGATCAGCGACGCCTACGGGGTCCGTACGGGCATGGCCGTCGGCGGCGCGTTCTCGCTGGTGGCCGCGCTCGGCGTCGGCCTGATGCTGGCCCGCGTCGGCGGCCTGCGCCTCCGCGTCGACCTGCGACCGGGCCGCCCGCACGTCCGGTTCGTCCCACGGGAGGAGCTGGCCACGGCGGCCGAGACGCGCCGGTACGGTGCGACACTCGGCGCATGA